Proteins co-encoded in one Cytophaga hutchinsonii ATCC 33406 genomic window:
- a CDS encoding PorP/SprF family type IX secretion system membrane protein, translating into MFSKICLRIFLVTLIVVCFTTYNVSKGQDIQFSQFYSVPMFHNPAFAGSVHATRATVLTRLQWLGLDANYKTYYAAGDTYLEKYKSGLGFQIVRDIQGASIYASTQFSFLYSYEIPLSEKFTARLGLQATGVQRTLDYNGLRYPSQFRDSTTSYIGGGNYQTGISSQLYADFSAGTVVYSDKLWGGFSVQHLNTPTQSFAGAAPDKLAMNFQLTGGYKIILAKRKYLAYTDDVTEISITPTFHYKSQGKADQLDVGVYGMYQHLMAGIWYRGIPIKHYEKTVPNRESVVFLIGWMYKTWNFGYSYDLTVSKLTAAGPGGAHELSITYIHKPTKKRKPMKRMPCPSFYKH; encoded by the coding sequence ATGTTTAGTAAAATTTGCTTACGCATATTTCTGGTTACTCTTATTGTTGTATGTTTTACCACATATAATGTCTCAAAAGGTCAGGATATACAATTTTCACAATTTTATTCCGTACCAATGTTTCATAATCCGGCATTTGCGGGTAGTGTGCATGCAACAAGAGCTACTGTATTAACGCGTTTACAATGGCTGGGCCTTGATGCCAATTATAAAACGTATTATGCTGCCGGCGATACGTATTTAGAGAAATACAAAAGCGGTTTAGGGTTTCAGATTGTACGTGATATACAGGGAGCGAGTATTTATGCATCCACGCAATTCTCTTTTTTATATTCCTACGAAATTCCTCTTTCAGAAAAGTTTACAGCACGTTTAGGTTTGCAGGCAACTGGTGTACAGCGTACCCTTGATTATAACGGTTTACGGTATCCAAGTCAGTTCAGAGATTCAACTACCAGTTACATAGGAGGAGGAAATTATCAGACAGGTATAAGCAGTCAGCTGTATGCTGATTTTTCAGCTGGAACGGTCGTTTATTCCGATAAACTTTGGGGTGGATTTTCTGTACAGCATTTGAATACACCAACGCAATCGTTTGCTGGTGCTGCACCGGATAAACTTGCAATGAACTTCCAATTGACGGGGGGGTATAAAATCATTCTTGCTAAACGTAAATACTTAGCATATACAGACGATGTAACTGAAATCAGCATTACACCCACATTTCATTACAAATCTCAGGGCAAAGCAGATCAATTGGATGTAGGTGTGTATGGTATGTACCAGCATCTGATGGCTGGAATATGGTATAGAGGTATTCCAATCAAACATTATGAAAAAACAGTTCCGAACAGAGAATCTGTTGTGTTTTTAATTGGGTGGATGTATAAGACATGGAACTTCGGATATAGTTATGATTTAACCGTGTCTAAATTAACAGCTGCCGGTCCGGGCGGCGCGCATGAACTTAGCATCACCTATATTCATAAGCCTACAAAGAAACGTAAGCCAATGAAAAGAATGCCTTGCCCAAGTTTTTATAAACATTGA